The genomic region CCGAAGGTGGCATGGAATATTCGCTTGGTGAATTTGACGGTAAAAACATAATATACGATTTTCCGAAAATCTTGATTTACCTGAATGCAAAGGGGAAACTACTTTTCGGAAAAAGATTCAAGATTTATGAAGAGGATAAAAAGATACTTTTGAAATTATGCTCTTATTTTATCAAAGACCGTGAGTATTGCGACAAATTTAATATCGATTTAGAAAAAGGAATTCTTCTCTCTGGACCAGTGGGTTGTGGCAAAACCAGTTTAATGAAGCTGCTTCGCCATTTAGTTCCTTTCCAACGCCCCTATGAAATGATCCCTTGCCGTAATGTAAGTTTCAGTTTTAATCATTTAGGTTTCAAAACTATTGAAGAATATGGCAATACTAAATTCTTCTGCTTTGACGATCTGGGCGTAGAACCCGCCGGTAGGTTTTACGGAAAAGATTTGAATGTTATGGGAGAAGTGCTTTTATCTCGTTATGATTTATACTTGCAAACCAAACATAAAGTCAAGACTCACGCTACCACCAACCTAAACGCTGATGAACTTGAAGAACGTTACGGAAATCGAGTGCGAAGCCGGATGCGAGAACTATTTAATTTAATTGCTTTTGATAAAAAAAGCAACGACAAAAGAGTATGATAGATTCGAAAAAAATATTGTATTCAAATGGTAAAAACGATGAATGCCATACCCCTGCGTATGGAGTACTTCCAATTTTAGAATATATCCCTAAAGGCAAAATCATTTGGTGTCCTTTTGATACTAAAGATAGTTGGTTTGTCAAACTTATTTCTCTTCAAAGTCCAGTGGTATATTCCCATATTTCAAATGGAGAAAATTTTTATACCTACGAACCTAAGAATTGGGATATCCTTATCTCTAATCCACCCTTTACCAACAAACGTTTAATTTTTGAACGCGCCCTTTACTTCAAAAAACCTTTTGCTCTTTTAATGACCAATACTTGGCTAAATGATGCTGCTCCAAAGCAATTATTTAAAGAGAGGGATTTACAATTATTAATGTTTGATAAGCGCATGAAGTTCGACAACCGTAATAAAATTACTTTTAGCAGTAGTTATTTTTGTTGGAATTTTTTACCGAAGCAGATTGTTATGAAAACATTGAATAAAAACGATCTAAAACCCTAATATGGATTATGGTAATTCATTAAGAACATTAGAAAATCCCAAGAATTTATAGGGATGGGGGCGATTTAAACTATCATCACCAACCTTAATGATGATGAGAAGATGAACGCTACGGAAACAGCGTAAGCAGCCAAATGCAGCAGCTGTTTAAGTTAGTCGCGTTTTATAAAGAAGTAAAGACAAAAGTGTAGTATAAAATCTTAGAAATTACTGGTTTCAGGATGAAAAAAATTCTTTACCATTTTTTGGTCGCTCTCTTTGCCAATAGAATTTAAGGTTTCTCAAACCGGAAACCATACTTGCAATACATATTTAAAACCAGAAACAATGGATGATTGGTATACAAAATCATGCTGTGCAATTTCATTTCTTGAGTTTTTCCAAGGCTTTATTCGTTAACAACTGTCGAATCCTTAATTCTCGGAAATCTGGTTTCAATTTCATCTTGACCAAGGTGTATTCTTTGTCCGTAACTCTTTCCAACCCAATAGAAACAACAATTTAATTTTCTAGAGAGTATAGAAAATATATTCCTTTTATATAGGATTTCTTTTAGAGAGCTCTCAAAAAAAGATTTGTCATATTAGTGTCTTCAAAATATTAGATAAGCCATTGGTAATGAATATCCCTACAGGCATCCCCATAGGAATGTTCATAAAGAATTATTTGTACGTTTATCTTTTCTTTTTTAATCTTAAAAAATATTCTAGAGATTTTTTTTATTAAACAATTCTACGTTCCATCATTATTCCATTAAGTTCTTTATCCAGTTTTTTAAGCACAAAGCTCAGATGCTTAAAAAATCCTTTTGAGGGATGTAGCAAGTGGCTTTGATAAGTTTTTTTTGGATAATTCTGTTTTATTTTTTCAATCAAATATTTTGCTATCCTTTGATATTTGCACTTCTCCAGCAATCTAATAGTATTTTATTATTATTTTATCTTCCCTAACATGAATAGCGGTATACCCCGATGTTAAGACATTTATACTAGCCAGGTAATAAATTTTTGACATCTGTCAAATTTGGAATAATTTCTTCGTGAACCAGATGCGAAAATATTTCACGCTCTATGGCTTTATCCAAATTTATAATAAATTAATTATCGCATCTTTCTATGTTAAACACCCCGGCTGCTTTAAAATTTGGTGTGCTTTTTCATTGAACCTTTCTAATATGGATTTTTCATTCATTCTCGTCTCAAATTCAGTAAGGGAAATAAAGAGGTTATGTGGATTGGTTGTCACTTTAGATAATCATATTATTCATATTTTTTATTTCGATATTATTTTGGTTTTTATCTATAATTAAACATTTTAATTATATTTGTCCAATGAAAGACGATTTAG from Zunongwangia profunda SM-A87 harbors:
- a CDS encoding P-loop NTPase family protein, yielding MDNPSKITEGGMEYSLGEFDGKNIIYDFPKILIYLNAKGKLLFGKRFKIYEEDKKILLKLCSYFIKDREYCDKFNIDLEKGILLSGPVGCGKTSLMKLLRHLVPFQRPYEMIPCRNVSFSFNHLGFKTIEEYGNTKFFCFDDLGVEPAGRFYGKDLNVMGEVLLSRYDLYLQTKHKVKTHATTNLNADELEERYGNRVRSRMRELFNLIAFDKKSNDKRV